Proteins found in one Triticum urartu cultivar G1812 chromosome 4, Tu2.1, whole genome shotgun sequence genomic segment:
- the LOC125554655 gene encoding uncharacterized protein LOC125554655: MNHFQGVYGEPRSSRGPRSSGCGRWSSRSKELEMVQEECLQRLQNWIEVPYDSIAKEQQFVSSEVWVPLFCYFLVLIIKVHGHCQNFHFIAVSYFQISCSSRFMFGNTNHSNVFVSVDRFAYFIY; encoded by the exons ATGAACCATTTCCAGGGCGTATATGGAGAGCCTAGAAGCAGCAGGGGTCCACGGAGCAGCGGATGCGGTCGATGGAGTAGCAGGAGCAAGGAGCTCGAGATGGTTCAG GAAGAGTGCCTACAGAGATTACAGAACTGGATAGAGGTGCCTTATGATAGTATAGCTAAAGAACAACAG TTTGTCTCTTCAGAAGTTTGGGTGCCTCTGTTTTGCTACTTTTTAGTTCTCATCATTAAG GTCCATGGACATTGCCAGAATTTTCACTTTATTGCAGTGTCGTATTTTCAGATCTCATGTTCCTCAAG ATTTATGTTTGGAAACACCAATCACAGTAATGTTTTTGTGTCTGTAGATAGATTTGCATATTTCATATACTAA